From a single Caldisericota bacterium genomic region:
- a CDS encoding ATP-binding protein: MMFVDRKEELNLLEKLFQKKDAQLIILYGRRRIGKTELLRQSAKGKKHLFFSADLSSEQEQLRQFTEKIYHISGDSFLQTQPFISWESLLRYVFEHLASEVHIIIDEFPYLCVSNPALPSILQKVWDEKSKEKHISLVLCGSYLSFMEKEILSSRSPLFGRRTAQIFLQPLPFKELKYFFPQYSKEERVYAYAVAGGTPAYLQKITDKNALAENVKTEILNKNAFLYNEPRFLLMEELREPSLYFSILKAIASGKTKLNEIVQDTGIKPSYKVNKYIAVLRELRIVRRELPITKEKPHKSRKGIYILNDPFFRFWFRYVYPNVSYLEEGDVNYVWEEKIKPDLDSFTGFIFEDICVQKIKELNRENKLPFKAERIGRWWDSSDEIDVVAYNSKNEFMFFECKWRKKKLGMNVLNDSKRKANKFSKAEHRYFGFFSKSGFTEKLTEVSKRSENIFLFVY; the protein is encoded by the coding sequence ATGATGTTTGTAGATAGAAAAGAAGAGCTTAATCTTTTGGAAAAGTTATTCCAAAAAAAGGATGCTCAGTTGATTATTCTCTATGGTAGGCGCAGAATAGGAAAAACTGAGCTACTCAGGCAATCCGCAAAGGGAAAAAAACATCTTTTCTTTTCGGCAGATCTTTCTTCTGAACAAGAACAGTTAAGGCAGTTTACTGAAAAAATATACCACATTTCAGGCGATTCCTTTTTGCAAACGCAGCCTTTTATTTCCTGGGAGTCTTTGTTGAGATATGTTTTTGAACATTTGGCAAGCGAGGTCCATATCATTATAGATGAATTTCCATACCTTTGTGTCAGTAATCCTGCTCTCCCTTCCATTCTACAAAAAGTTTGGGATGAGAAATCAAAGGAAAAGCATATTTCTCTTGTGCTTTGTGGTTCTTATCTGAGTTTTATGGAAAAAGAAATATTGAGTAGCAGAAGTCCTCTGTTTGGACGAAGGACAGCTCAAATTTTCCTCCAGCCCTTACCTTTTAAAGAACTTAAATATTTCTTTCCACAATATTCAAAGGAGGAGCGGGTATATGCATATGCTGTAGCAGGTGGTACACCTGCGTATCTTCAAAAGATTACCGATAAAAATGCATTAGCAGAAAATGTAAAAACAGAAATTCTAAACAAAAATGCTTTTCTTTATAATGAACCAAGATTTCTTCTTATGGAAGAGCTTCGTGAGCCCTCTCTTTATTTTTCGATATTGAAAGCAATAGCCTCTGGGAAAACAAAATTAAATGAGATTGTTCAAGATACAGGAATAAAGCCCAGTTACAAAGTTAACAAATATATTGCAGTACTACGTGAATTGCGCATTGTAAGAAGAGAATTACCCATCACCAAGGAAAAACCCCATAAGTCACGGAAAGGTATTTATATTTTAAATGATCCATTTTTCAGGTTTTGGTTCAGATACGTTTATCCAAATGTTAGCTACCTTGAGGAAGGTGATGTCAATTATGTATGGGAAGAAAAAATAAAACCCGACCTTGATAGCTTTACAGGATTTATTTTTGAAGACATATGTGTACAGAAGATTAAAGAATTGAATAGAGAAAATAAGCTCCCATTTAAAGCTGAGAGAATTGGACGGTGGTGGGACAGCAGTGATGAAATTGATGTTGTTGCTTATAATAGCAAAAATGAGTTTATGTTTTTTGAGTGCAAATGGAGAAAAAAGAAACTGGGAATGAATGTATTAAATGATTCAAAAAGAAAAGCAAATAAATTTTCTAAGGCAGAGCATCGCTATTTTGGATTTTTCTCCAAATCAGGATTCACAGAGAAATTAACAGAAGTCTCCAAACGGAGTGAGAATATTTTTTTGTTTGTCTATTAA